In one Silene latifolia isolate original U9 population chromosome 10, ASM4854445v1, whole genome shotgun sequence genomic region, the following are encoded:
- the LOC141606203 gene encoding putative FBD-associated F-box protein At1g05080, translated as MGFGENVAKMQKGTVDRISELPEFILHTILSNLDTKEACRASVLSKRWFDAWSSIPVLDFRSPYFQKYGEYPYAYDSDTGERFVEFINKTMERYFKRKYRITKMYLEIPKVHGKIETLVDKWIMIAVQNQIQILEIHDLGIFDYTLPEILFRAKSLKYLNCSSVGLPFYATMDLISLEYLNLMSETTLDEDMLQRIISSCPLVVLDITYDNYLKKISIPWMKKVNVEVESRGSGTMQSNLQESPLQKFVYNGLSPSDEILCPWNINVAALKNLRKLEFDCVPITDDIVSELSYGLVVLESLIITDCFMLKCINISSSSLKQLRISVSGGLEKAIIDSPKLLEFFCCCEVVTSLSLVQALDHCNAQFCTLNLYSVTTGWLVKLKNFFVEANFFKSLAIELCSATEIEFEHDQLMNAGTAVPYKLGELKLCGTSSWTPTKSSLVAFLNGLFWCCHPDVLSLTTDLQDSTAKLILSILTEKVQDWKDPLKSIEIDGIEYPRVFSHSPELEIRIRLSW; from the exons ATGGGATTTGGGGAAAATGTAGCAAAGATGCAAAAGGGTACAGTGGATAGAATTTCGGAGCTTCCGGAGTTTATCCTGCATACTATTCTCTCAAATCTTGATACTAAAGAGGCGTGTCGCGCTAGCGTATTGTCTAAGAGGTGGTTTGATGCTTGGTCTTCCATTCCGGTTTTGGATTTTCGTTCTCCGTATTTTCAGAAATATGGGGAGTATCCTTACGCGTATGACAGTGATACAGGGGAACGTTTTGTGGAGTTCATCAATAAGACCATGGAAAGATATTTTAAACGGAAGTATAGAATAACAAAGATGTACCTTGAGATTCCTAAGGTTCATGGAAAGATAGAAACTTTGGTTGACAAATGGATAATGATTGCGGTCCAAAACCAAATCCAGATATTGGAAATCCATGACCTTGGTATCTTTGATTATACGTTGCCTGAAATTCTATTTCGTGCAAAATCGTTGAAATATTTGAATTGTTCAAGCGTTGGACTGCCATTTTATGCAACTATGGACCTCATCTCACTCGAATATCTGAATTTAATGTCGGAAACGACTCTTGATGAGGATATGCTTCAAAGAATTATTTCTTCTTGCCCCTTGGTTGTATTAGATATTACATATGACAACTACCTTAAAAAAATTTCAATTCCCTGGATGAAAAAGGTTAATGTAGAAGTTGAAAGTCGTGGTAGTGGAACAATGCAATCCAACCTCCAAGAATCTCCGCTTCAAAAGTTTGTTTATAATGGTCTGTCTCCGAGTGACGAAATTTTGTGTCCATGGAACATAAATGTGGCTGCATTGAAAAACTTGAGAAAGCTAGAGTTTGATTGTGTTCCTATTACAGATGATATTGTTTCAGAGCTGTCATATGGGCTTGTGGTGTTAGAAAGTTTAATAATTACGGACTGCTTTATGCTAAAATGCATTAACATCTCAAGCAGTTCACTTAAGCAACTTCGAATTTCAGTTAGCGGGGGGTTAGAGAAGGCTATAATTGACTCCCCTAAATTGCTAGAGTTTTTTTGCTGCTGTGAAGTAGTGACCTCCCTGTCGTTGGTTCAAGCGCTAGATCACTGTAATGCTCAATTCTGTACATTGAATCTGTATTCCGTGACCACTGGTTGGCTTGTTAAGCTAAAGAATTTTTTTGTAGAAGCAAACTTCTTCAAATCTTTGGCGATTGAGTTGTGTAGCGCTACTGAG ATTGAGTTCGAACACGACCAACTGATGAATGCCGGTACTGCCGTACCGTACAAACTCGGGGAGTTAAAGCTGTGTGGAACAAGTTCTTGGACTCCTACAAAATCTTCACTTGTGGCCTTTCTGAACGGACTGTTTTGGTGTTGCCACCCTGATGTGCTGTCATTGACAACCGATTTACAGGATTCGACAGCTAAG TTGATCTTGAGCATCCTTACAGAGAAAGTGCAGGACTGGAAGGATCCCTTGAAAAGCATTGAAATTGACGGCATTGAATATCCTCGAGTATTTTCACATTCACCTGAGCTTGAGATCAGGATCAGGTTGTCTTGGTAG
- the LOC141606204 gene encoding transcription initiation factor TFIID subunit 10-like, translated as MNTGQMMGQSSEVKQEEDTQLSHFLSSLMDYSPTIPDELAEHYLAKSGFHSPDLRLIRLVSVATQKFISEVATDALQHCKARQSSIVKDKRDKQQKDKRLILTMDDLSRALREYGVNLKHQEYFADSPSAGMDPASRDE; from the exons ATGAACACGGGACAGATGATGGGGCAGAGCAGTGAAGTTAAACAGGAGGAAGATACACAACTCTCTCACTTTCTCTCTTCTTTAATGGATTACTCTCCCACT ATTCCCGACGAATTGGCGGAACATTACCTCGCTAAAAGCGGTTTTCATTCTCCCGATCTTCGCTT GATTAGACTCGTGTCCGTTGCAACTCAAAAGTTCATTTCTGAGGTTGCTACCGATGCTCTTCA GCACTGCAAAGCTAGGCAATCTTCTATAGTAAAAGATAAGAGAGATAAGCAGCAAAAG gacAAGCGTCTCATTTTGACAATGGATGACTTATCAAGAGCCCTCCGCGAG TATGGGGTCAACTTGAAGCATCAAGAGTACTTTGCTGACAGCCCTTCAGCAGGGATGGATCCAGCTTCAAGAGATGAATGA
- the LOC141606206 gene encoding uncharacterized protein LOC141606206 isoform X1 has protein sequence MPKTKYRLPEILCSAKSLKVLAGIGIMLPFYETMGLFSLEYLILSMETVDDNMLQRIVSSCPLVELDITYKNCLNKISLPWMKEVNGGTESCGSGMMQSSLKASQLQKLKFVCRGDLSKELPWPCNMNVVALKNLRKLELRFVPITDDVISELSHGLVVLESLVIWKCFMLKCINISSNSLKQLRITDNSGLESLVIWKCFMLKCINISSNSLKQLRITDNSGLEKATIDAPKLLEFLCSCEVDTSLSLIQALDHCDAQFYPLCPGLVRAVWFIHLKKFLTQANIKSLVIKRLTFPGIVIVDDQLNNVGTGAPYKLRELKLPNPAKYSLVAFLNGLFWCCHPDVLSMSTDLQAAKLILSILQEKAECCEDPLKSVEVESMECPRLLSHSSVVETRLRLSW, from the exons ATGCCTAAAACCAAATACAGGCTGCCTGAGATTCTATGTTCTGCAAAATCGCTGAAAGTTTTGGCAGGTATCGGCATCATGCTGCCATTTTATGAGACTATGGGACTCTTCTCTCTCGAATATCTGATTTTGTCCATGGAAACTGTAGATGACAATATGCTTCAAAGAATTGTCTCTTCCTGCCCCTTGGTTGAATTAGATATTACATATAAAAACTGCTTAAATAAAATTTCACTTCCTTGGATGAAAGAAGTTAATGGAGGAACCGAAAGCTGTGGTAGCGGAATGATGCAATCGAGCCTCAAAGCATCTCAGCTTCAAAAGTTAAAGTTTGTTTGTAGAGGAGATCTTAGTAAGGAATTACCGTGGCCATGCAACATGAACGTGGTTGCATTGAAAAACTTGAGAAAGCTGGAGTTGCGTTTTGTTCCTATTACAGATGATGTTATTTCAGAGCTGTCACATGGGCTTGTGGTGTTAGAAAGTTTAGTAATCTGGAAGTGCTTTATGCTAAAATGCATTAACATCTCAAGCAATTCACTTAAGCAACTTCGAATTACAGATAACTCGGGGTTAGAAAGTTTAGTAATCTGGAAGTGCTTTATGCTAAAATGCATTAACATCTCAAGCAATTCACTTAAGCAACTTCGAATTACAGATAACTCGGGGTTAGAAAAGGCAACGATTGACGCCCCTAAGTTGCTGGAGTTTTTGTGCAGCTGTGAAGTGGATACCTCCCTGTCGTTGATTCAAGCGCTGGATCATTGTGATGCTCAATTCTATCCATTGTGTCCAGGCTTGGTCCGTGCTGTTTGGTTTATTCATTTAAAGAAGTTTCTCACACAAGCAAACATCAAATCTTTAGTGATTAAGCGGTTGACTTTTCCAGGG ATTGTGATCGTAGACGACCAACTGAATAATGTTGGTACTGGCGCACCGTACAAACTCAGGGAGTTAAAGCTGCCGAATCCTGCCAAATATTCACTTGTGGCCTTTCTCAACGGACTGTTTTGGTGTTGCCACCCTGATGTGCTGTCAATGTCAACCGATTTACAGGCGGCTAAG TTAATCTTGAGCATCCTCCAGGAAAAAGCGGAGTGTTGTGAGGATCCCTTGAAAAGCGTTGAAGTTGAAAGCATGGAATGCCCTCGGTTACTTTCACATTCATCTGTGGTTGAAACCAGGCTCAGGTTGTCTTGGTAG
- the LOC141606206 gene encoding uncharacterized protein LOC141606206 isoform X2, which translates to MPKTKYRLPEILCSAKSLKVLAGIGIMLPFYETMGLFSLEYLILSMETVDDNMLQRIVSSCPLVELDITYKNCLNKISLPWMKEVNGGTESCGSGMMQSSLKASQLQKLKFVCRGDLSKELPWPCNMNVVALKNLRKLELRFVPITDDVISELSHGLVVLESLVIWKCFMLKCINISSNSLKQLRITDNSGLESLVIWKCFMLKCINISSNSLKQLRITDNSGLEKATIDAPKLLEFLCSCEVDTSLSLIQALDHCDAQFYPLCPGLVRAVWFIHLKKFLTQANIKSLVIKRLTFPGLILSILQEKAECCEDPLKSVEVESMECPRLLSHSSVVETRLRLSW; encoded by the exons ATGCCTAAAACCAAATACAGGCTGCCTGAGATTCTATGTTCTGCAAAATCGCTGAAAGTTTTGGCAGGTATCGGCATCATGCTGCCATTTTATGAGACTATGGGACTCTTCTCTCTCGAATATCTGATTTTGTCCATGGAAACTGTAGATGACAATATGCTTCAAAGAATTGTCTCTTCCTGCCCCTTGGTTGAATTAGATATTACATATAAAAACTGCTTAAATAAAATTTCACTTCCTTGGATGAAAGAAGTTAATGGAGGAACCGAAAGCTGTGGTAGCGGAATGATGCAATCGAGCCTCAAAGCATCTCAGCTTCAAAAGTTAAAGTTTGTTTGTAGAGGAGATCTTAGTAAGGAATTACCGTGGCCATGCAACATGAACGTGGTTGCATTGAAAAACTTGAGAAAGCTGGAGTTGCGTTTTGTTCCTATTACAGATGATGTTATTTCAGAGCTGTCACATGGGCTTGTGGTGTTAGAAAGTTTAGTAATCTGGAAGTGCTTTATGCTAAAATGCATTAACATCTCAAGCAATTCACTTAAGCAACTTCGAATTACAGATAACTCGGGGTTAGAAAGTTTAGTAATCTGGAAGTGCTTTATGCTAAAATGCATTAACATCTCAAGCAATTCACTTAAGCAACTTCGAATTACAGATAACTCGGGGTTAGAAAAGGCAACGATTGACGCCCCTAAGTTGCTGGAGTTTTTGTGCAGCTGTGAAGTGGATACCTCCCTGTCGTTGATTCAAGCGCTGGATCATTGTGATGCTCAATTCTATCCATTGTGTCCAGGCTTGGTCCGTGCTGTTTGGTTTATTCATTTAAAGAAGTTTCTCACACAAGCAAACATCAAATCTTTAGTGATTAAGCGGTTGACTTTTCCAGGG TTAATCTTGAGCATCCTCCAGGAAAAAGCGGAGTGTTGTGAGGATCCCTTGAAAAGCGTTGAAGTTGAAAGCATGGAATGCCCTCGGTTACTTTCACATTCATCTGTGGTTGAAACCAGGCTCAGGTTGTCTTGGTAG